A region of Candidatus Polarisedimenticolia bacterium DNA encodes the following proteins:
- a CDS encoding DUF2585 family protein, which yields MSSFYQVSVIKAHATGWPETGLRRALSFLRSHRWIVLGAIAVLVLTAAVETSMGRSPLGPDGRFGWWDGDIWSSGNSQRVMDVYSFSHIVHGILFFAGLWLVAPRLPLRRRLLIALLLAAGWEILENSRPVIERYRAGTIAQGYIGDSILNSCSDILMMALGFLCASRMRLRTSVAAIVVLELFCLFWVRENLTLSVLRVLHPIPVVQAWQSARHVVP from the coding sequence ATGAGCTCTTTCTACCAAGTATCAGTTATCAAAGCCCATGCAACAGGCTGGCCTGAGACCGGCCTGCGCCGCGCCCTGAGCTTCCTGAGAAGCCATCGGTGGATCGTCCTCGGCGCCATCGCGGTGCTGGTGCTGACGGCGGCCGTCGAGACGTCGATGGGGCGCTCGCCATTGGGACCGGACGGCCGGTTCGGCTGGTGGGACGGCGACATCTGGAGCAGCGGGAACTCGCAGCGGGTGATGGACGTCTATTCGTTCTCGCACATCGTGCACGGGATCCTCTTCTTCGCCGGGTTGTGGCTGGTCGCGCCGCGGCTTCCGCTTCGCCGCCGGCTGCTGATCGCGCTGCTGCTCGCGGCAGGCTGGGAAATCCTCGAGAACTCGCGGCCCGTCATCGAGCGCTACCGCGCAGGGACGATCGCTCAGGGCTATATCGGCGACAGCATCCTCAATTCCTGCAGCGACATCCTCATGATGGCGCTCGGCTTCCTGTGCGCCTCGCGGATGCGCCTGCGGACAAGCGTGGCGGCCATCGTCGTCCTGGAGCTTTTCTGCCTCTTCTGGGTGCGTGAGAACCTGACGTTGAGCGTCCTGCGGGTTCTCCACCCCATCCCCGTCGTCCAGGCCTGGCAGTCAGCTCGGCACGTCGTACCCTGA
- a CDS encoding HigA family addiction module antitoxin, whose translation MSSRRVPTHPGEVLQTEFLAPLGLTQVKLAEHIGVSVQRINEIIRGKRGITPETAWLFAQAFGTTPQFWVNLQTNHDLAKAHPTRSVPKLRKAG comes from the coding sequence ATCTCTAGCCGCAGAGTTCCGACGCATCCGGGCGAGGTTCTGCAAACGGAGTTCCTGGCGCCGCTCGGTCTGACACAAGTCAAGCTGGCCGAGCACATCGGGGTCTCCGTGCAGCGCATCAATGAAATCATTCGCGGGAAGCGCGGCATCACGCCGGAGACTGCGTGGCTTTTCGCACAAGCCTTCGGCACGACCCCCCAGTTCTGGGTCAATCTCCAGACCAACCATGACCTGGCCAAGGCACATCCGACCCGCAGCGTCCCAAAGCTCCGGAAGGCCGGCTAG
- a CDS encoding SRPBCC domain-containing protein translates to MSDTKTGATTNTSDRELRFTRVIDAPRERVWQAITNLDEVERWWGPKGFTTKTEEFAFKPGGVWRHIMIGPDGVEYPNLTRFEEIVPPERIVYTNAGGRKGAKGESFRATWSLKAAGGGTELTLHMVFATPEAREHVVQEYGAIEGGEETLGRLAEHLDKKPAFELVLERVIDAPRARVFEAWTKPAQMAEWFAPKPYKLIIDKMDFRPGGSFSMAMRGPDGKDFPFTGTYREIVPPAKLSWTGEFEGGPAGQMSTVVTFEEQGSKTKLHVRQTFHVMTPEIEQATKGAKAGWTMTLDQLEAYCS, encoded by the coding sequence ATGAGCGACACGAAGACCGGTGCCACCACGAACACTTCGGATCGGGAGCTCCGCTTCACGCGGGTCATCGACGCGCCGCGGGAGCGCGTCTGGCAGGCGATCACCAATCTTGACGAGGTCGAGCGCTGGTGGGGACCGAAGGGCTTCACGACCAAGACGGAGGAGTTCGCGTTCAAGCCGGGGGGCGTCTGGCGGCACATCATGATTGGCCCAGACGGCGTCGAGTATCCGAACCTGACGCGCTTCGAGGAGATCGTCCCCCCGGAGCGCATCGTCTACACCAACGCGGGCGGGCGAAAGGGGGCCAAGGGAGAGAGCTTCCGGGCCACCTGGTCCCTGAAGGCCGCCGGCGGCGGGACCGAGCTGACACTCCACATGGTCTTCGCCACGCCCGAGGCGCGCGAGCACGTGGTCCAGGAGTACGGCGCGATCGAGGGCGGCGAGGAGACTCTGGGACGCCTGGCCGAGCATCTGGACAAGAAGCCGGCCTTCGAGCTGGTGCTGGAGCGCGTCATCGATGCGCCGCGCGCCCGGGTCTTCGAAGCATGGACCAAGCCGGCACAGATGGCGGAGTGGTTCGCGCCCAAGCCTTACAAGCTGATCATCGACAAGATGGACTTCCGGCCGGGCGGCAGCTTCAGCATGGCGATGCGCGGCCCGGACGGGAAGGACTTCCCGTTCACCGGGACGTACCGTGAGATCGTCCCGCCGGCGAAGCTGTCCTGGACGGGCGAGTTCGAAGGCGGTCCCGCCGGCCAGATGTCGACCGTGGTCACCTTCGAGGAGCAGGGTTCAAAGACCAAGCTGCACGTCCGCCAGACGTTCCACGTGATGACGCCGGAGATCGAGCAGGCCACCAAGGGCGCCAAGGCGGGCTGGACGATGACGCTCGACCAGCTGGAGGCGTATTGCTCGTAA
- a CDS encoding metalloregulator ArsR/SmtB family transcription factor: MVNYSARQLDLAFGALAHPIRRGILARLAAGEATVSELARPFKVSAPAISKHLRILEEAGLLTRRKQGREHHCRLEAKRLQEAERWLERHRRSWNDRLDALERYLKENP, from the coding sequence ATGGTTAACTATAGCGCGCGGCAGCTCGACCTCGCCTTCGGCGCCCTGGCTCATCCGATCCGCCGCGGCATCCTGGCGCGTCTCGCGGCGGGCGAGGCGACGGTGTCGGAGCTGGCCAGGCCGTTCAAGGTCTCGGCGCCGGCGATCTCGAAGCACCTGCGCATTCTGGAGGAGGCGGGATTGCTGACGCGGCGCAAGCAGGGCCGCGAGCATCATTGCCGGCTCGAGGCGAAGCGGTTGCAGGAGGCGGAGCGCTGGCTCGAGCGCCATCGCAGGTCGTGGAACGACCGGCTCGACGCCTTGGAGCGCTACCTCAAGGAGAACCCATGA
- a CDS encoding protein kinase — protein sequence MSLNAGKRLGPYEVLSPLGAGGMGEVYRARDTRLGREVAVKVLPQHLSSNPEVRARFEREAKTVSSLNHPHICTLFDIGREGGTDYLVMELIEGETLAERLAKRALPTPEVLRIGAEIADALDKAHRAGVVHRDLKPGNVMLTKSGAKLMDFGLARATGLAGGDSGSGVSMTALTQSPTMAQPLTAEGTIVGTFQYMAPEQLEGKEAGVSADIWALGCVLYEMATGRRAFSGASQASLITSIMGSKPAPISQAVPVSPPALDRLVEACLAKDPADRIQNAHDLKLQLDWIAEGGWQTGATKPAVKGRPLREVVAWVVAALAVVAAGAAVFVATRTPPEPPLAQALLEPPPGVLFSSSTDNPLPLAISPDGSTIAFCARNGQGPDLLWVRSLGAADAHPLAGTESAQGPFFSPDGKSLGFFANAKLKRVDVAGGPVITLADDVDPRGGTWNRAGDILFTSGALGPVSRVSSEGGPVTAATTLDAALTEKSHRYPHFLPDGRHFLYLARHGATAGSGEAPTIYAGELGSNRRTEVLHVASNIIYSRGHLIYVRGTVLVAQRFDTAALKIDGPAVPLVDEVRIDKRFSRGVFAASESGVLLCMTGSNQTRTQLRWLDRSGRILGDVGEPADYTYGGTPSISPDGRSAVLSIANPDHGTSDIWLVDLETGRRNKLTVDNADHPHVAWLSDGKSVAVPTNGAGNAKLDALSIDGTRSWPIIDSKSDFIWPMASWRDVLLYWPEDAAKPFDGELYSIAAAGRGKPTLFAKIKSEDFFLSAQFSPDGRFVAYTAGETGRNQVYVAAYPQPGGRWQVSQGGGRQARWNRNGRELFYIDPGNFLVSVEIIPSAAGFQTGSSRKLFQFHGASGLWPYDVAPDGNRFLVTVPREEDLASPVTLITDWTRKANPR from the coding sequence ATGAGCTTGAACGCCGGAAAAAGGCTTGGGCCTTACGAAGTGCTCTCTCCGCTTGGCGCGGGAGGGATGGGCGAGGTCTATCGGGCGCGTGACACGCGCCTGGGGCGCGAAGTCGCCGTCAAGGTCCTGCCGCAACACCTTTCGTCGAATCCCGAAGTCCGCGCCCGCTTCGAGCGCGAAGCGAAAACGGTCTCGTCGCTCAACCATCCGCACATCTGCACGCTCTTCGACATCGGCCGAGAGGGCGGCACCGACTATCTGGTGATGGAGCTGATCGAAGGCGAGACGCTGGCGGAGCGTCTCGCCAAGCGGGCGCTGCCCACGCCCGAGGTATTGCGCATCGGCGCCGAGATTGCCGACGCGCTGGACAAGGCGCACCGGGCGGGGGTGGTGCACCGCGACCTCAAGCCCGGCAACGTGATGCTCACGAAATCGGGCGCCAAGCTGATGGATTTCGGCCTGGCGCGCGCCACCGGCCTGGCGGGAGGGGACAGCGGCAGCGGCGTCTCCATGACGGCGCTCACGCAATCGCCCACGATGGCCCAGCCGCTCACGGCCGAGGGGACGATCGTGGGAACGTTTCAATACATGGCGCCCGAGCAGCTGGAAGGAAAAGAGGCGGGGGTGAGCGCCGACATATGGGCGCTGGGCTGCGTGCTCTACGAGATGGCGACGGGCCGGCGGGCCTTCAGCGGCGCGAGCCAGGCGTCGCTGATCACCTCCATCATGGGCTCCAAACCCGCGCCTATTTCCCAGGCGGTGCCGGTGTCGCCGCCCGCGCTCGACCGGCTGGTGGAGGCCTGTCTCGCCAAGGACCCGGCCGACCGGATTCAGAACGCGCACGACTTGAAGCTGCAGCTCGACTGGATCGCCGAGGGCGGCTGGCAGACCGGTGCCACGAAACCGGCGGTCAAGGGGCGCCCGCTTCGCGAAGTGGTCGCCTGGGTGGTGGCGGCGCTGGCGGTCGTGGCCGCCGGAGCAGCGGTTTTCGTAGCCACCCGGACGCCTCCCGAGCCGCCTCTTGCCCAGGCCCTGCTGGAGCCGCCGCCGGGCGTGCTGTTCTCGTCGAGCACCGACAACCCGCTGCCCCTCGCCATTTCTCCGGATGGCTCGACGATCGCGTTTTGCGCCCGCAACGGCCAGGGGCCCGACCTGCTCTGGGTGCGCTCGCTGGGAGCGGCGGACGCCCACCCGCTCGCCGGCACGGAATCCGCGCAGGGACCGTTCTTTTCTCCGGATGGGAAATCGCTGGGGTTCTTCGCCAACGCCAAGCTCAAACGGGTGGATGTGGCGGGCGGCCCGGTGATCACCCTGGCGGACGACGTGGACCCCCGGGGCGGAACCTGGAACCGGGCCGGCGACATTCTGTTCACCAGCGGGGCGCTCGGTCCGGTCTCCCGGGTCTCAAGCGAAGGCGGTCCGGTGACCGCGGCGACCACCCTCGACGCCGCCCTCACGGAAAAGAGCCACCGCTATCCGCACTTTCTTCCGGATGGCCGGCACTTTCTTTACCTGGCTCGTCACGGCGCCACGGCCGGCAGCGGTGAGGCACCGACTATCTACGCCGGTGAGCTGGGATCGAACCGGCGAACCGAGGTGCTGCACGTGGCGTCCAACATCATCTATTCGCGCGGACACTTGATCTATGTGCGCGGCACCGTGCTGGTGGCCCAGCGATTCGACACAGCCGCGCTGAAGATTGACGGTCCGGCCGTCCCTCTCGTGGACGAAGTTCGCATCGACAAACGATTCAGCCGGGGGGTCTTCGCGGCCTCCGAGAGCGGCGTGCTCCTCTGCATGACGGGGAGCAACCAGACACGCACGCAGCTGCGCTGGCTCGATCGCTCCGGGCGGATCCTGGGCGACGTCGGCGAGCCGGCGGATTATACGTACGGCGGCACGCCGAGCATCTCACCGGACGGGCGCAGCGCCGTGCTCTCCATCGCGAATCCGGACCACGGCACCTCGGACATCTGGCTGGTCGATCTCGAGACGGGCCGCCGGAACAAGCTCACCGTGGATAACGCCGACCATCCGCACGTCGCCTGGCTCTCCGACGGCAAGTCGGTTGCGGTGCCGACCAACGGTGCCGGCAACGCCAAGCTGGATGCGCTCAGCATCGATGGGACCCGATCCTGGCCGATCATCGACTCCAAGTCCGATTTCATCTGGCCGATGGCGTCCTGGCGCGACGTGCTGCTGTACTGGCCGGAGGATGCGGCGAAGCCATTCGACGGCGAGCTCTACTCCATCGCCGCCGCGGGCCGGGGGAAACCCACGCTGTTCGCCAAGATCAAGTCGGAGGATTTCTTCCTCAGCGCCCAGTTTTCTCCGGACGGTCGCTTCGTCGCTTACACTGCCGGGGAGACGGGCCGGAACCAGGTCTACGTCGCGGCGTATCCTCAGCCCGGAGGTCGCTGGCAGGTTTCGCAGGGGGGAGGACGGCAGGCGCGCTGGAATCGAAACGGCCGCGAGTTGTTCTACATCGATCCCGGCAATTTCCTGGTGTCGGTGGAAATCATCCCGTCGGCGGCGGGCTTCCAGACAGGCTCGTCCCGCAAGCTCTTCCAGTTTCACGGCGCTTCCGGGCTCTGGCCCTACGACGTGGCGCCCGACGGCAACCGCTTCCTGGTGACCGTCCCTCGCGAGGAGGACCTCGCCTCACCCGTGACGCTCATCACCGACTGGACGCGCAAAGCGAACCCCCGGTGA
- a CDS encoding aminotransferase class I/II-fold pyridoxal phosphate-dependent enzyme gives MRIPTFKMERMQSTYENYVEYNLSESGVHPMRLDELLDGSPAALSTERLLATELGYCQSNGTEKLRELIALFYPGATRENVIVTNGGAEANYASFWTLLEKTDRVALQIPNYFQTPGLARIYGERADFFRLVRRKEGAATRWALDVESLRRAVTKKTRIILVTNPNNPTGAILTEAEMDAIVQIARRAGAWIVADEIYRGAELSGTTTPTFYGRYARVLITSGLSKAFGLPGLRIGWVVGPPKTIEAIWTHRDYTTIAPSIVSDHLARIAMEPARREKIFQRTYSIIRTNLPPLEKWIASHGDLFDYTPPQAGAIAFLKYRLPIGSIKLVDRLRKEQSVLIVAGDQCGLPKHIRIGYGSPVEYTAKGLGKIDTLIPRLRNRRTPTRAPHRLTSTSIRS, from the coding sequence TTGCGCATCCCGACCTTCAAGATGGAGCGGATGCAGTCCACGTACGAGAACTACGTGGAGTACAACCTCTCCGAGTCCGGCGTCCACCCGATGCGCCTGGATGAGCTGCTGGACGGCTCGCCGGCGGCGCTTTCGACCGAGCGCCTGCTCGCAACCGAGCTCGGCTACTGCCAGTCGAACGGCACCGAGAAGCTGCGCGAGCTCATCGCCCTGTTCTACCCCGGCGCCACGCGCGAGAACGTCATCGTCACCAACGGCGGCGCCGAGGCCAACTACGCCTCCTTCTGGACGCTGCTCGAGAAGACCGACCGCGTCGCCCTGCAAATCCCCAATTACTTCCAGACCCCCGGCCTCGCCCGCATCTACGGCGAGCGCGCCGATTTCTTCCGCCTCGTCCGCCGCAAGGAAGGCGCCGCCACCCGCTGGGCGCTGGACGTGGAGTCCCTGCGCCGCGCCGTGACCAAGAAGACCCGCATCATCCTGGTGACCAACCCCAACAACCCCACCGGCGCCATCCTGACCGAGGCGGAGATGGACGCCATCGTCCAGATCGCCCGCCGCGCCGGCGCCTGGATCGTGGCCGATGAGATCTACCGCGGCGCCGAGCTCTCCGGGACCACCACGCCAACCTTCTACGGACGTTATGCGCGCGTCCTCATCACCTCCGGCCTCTCCAAGGCCTTCGGCCTCCCCGGCCTGCGCATCGGCTGGGTCGTCGGCCCTCCTAAGACCATCGAGGCGATCTGGACCCACCGCGACTACACCACCATCGCCCCCTCCATCGTCAGCGACCACCTCGCCCGCATCGCCATGGAGCCCGCGCGGAGGGAGAAGATCTTCCAGCGCACTTACTCGATCATCCGGACCAACCTGCCACCGCTGGAGAAGTGGATTGCGAGCCATGGAGATCTCTTCGATTACACGCCCCCGCAGGCAGGAGCGATTGCGTTCCTGAAGTATCGCCTGCCGATTGGGTCGATCAAGCTGGTGGACAGGTTGCGTAAGGAGCAGTCAGTGCTGATCGTCGCGGGAGATCAGTGCGGGTTGCCGAAGCACATCAGGATTGGGTACGGGAGTCCGGTGGAGTATACGGCGAAGGGGTTGGGGAAGATTGACACCTTAATCCCCCGACTGCGCAATCGTCGGACCCCGACTCGTGCACCGCATAGACTCACATCCACTTCGATTCGGTCATGA
- a CDS encoding GIY-YIG nuclease family protein — MAEPYTIRVFVPEGDPEGVKIVELLNWTGVGIALPRSAWPKVAGRSEFKRAGVYILTGTAEGTDDELPTIYVGQGDEIGARIESHYATKDFWHWAYAFVSNANALNRAHITWLEHALLQRAQNAERCHLDNANQPREPGLSESERADTLGFLREMLRILPLLGVRVFEKPTPVATPGTGPPTMRGMTDPSDERDAVVVPAQEDGFRKVFLGENCWHAIRIGGGMLSKIKYIAAYQSAPVSAITHYARVKRIEPYGDDNKYQLVFAEPATLLPRPIPFADAPQGSMQGPRYTSLARLLSAKRVVELFGRSLSVISARST; from the coding sequence ATGGCTGAGCCGTATACAATACGAGTGTTCGTTCCGGAAGGTGACCCGGAGGGAGTGAAGATTGTCGAACTCCTAAATTGGACCGGCGTCGGTATCGCCTTACCACGCTCGGCCTGGCCGAAAGTGGCCGGACGCTCGGAGTTCAAAAGAGCGGGCGTTTACATTCTCACTGGTACAGCGGAAGGTACCGACGATGAGCTCCCGACGATCTACGTAGGTCAAGGCGACGAGATCGGCGCGAGGATCGAATCACATTACGCGACAAAGGACTTCTGGCACTGGGCATACGCGTTCGTCTCCAACGCGAACGCTCTGAATCGTGCCCACATCACGTGGCTAGAACACGCGCTGCTTCAGCGAGCGCAGAACGCTGAACGTTGCCACCTCGATAACGCGAACCAGCCAAGAGAGCCCGGACTGTCGGAGTCTGAGCGTGCCGACACGCTGGGTTTTCTGCGAGAGATGCTCCGGATTCTCCCACTCCTAGGCGTTCGCGTGTTCGAGAAGCCTACTCCGGTCGCTACGCCTGGGACGGGTCCCCCGACAATGCGGGGTATGACGGACCCATCTGATGAGAGGGATGCAGTCGTCGTGCCAGCTCAGGAGGACGGATTCAGGAAGGTGTTCCTGGGTGAGAACTGCTGGCATGCGATCCGCATTGGTGGCGGAATGCTCTCCAAGATCAAGTACATCGCGGCATATCAATCTGCACCGGTATCCGCAATCACCCATTATGCTCGCGTGAAACGAATCGAACCCTACGGTGACGATAACAAATACCAGCTTGTGTTCGCGGAGCCCGCCACGCTGCTTCCGAGACCGATTCCATTTGCCGACGCACCACAAGGATCAATGCAAGGACCGCGGTATACGAGCCTCGCACGCCTGCTCTCCGCAAAGCGGGTTGTCGAACTATTCGGTCGGTCTCTGTCAGTCATTTCGGCGCGCTCGACTTAA
- a CDS encoding site-specific DNA-methyltransferase, protein MTDEQRQEIIRRLQQGEVLSADWVRILFPPEKREYELVYYGKEREEDIVANAIAVPLQKVRTFGENGDGWHNMLIFGDNLQVMKTLLEMKREGRLCNGDGTPGVRLVYIDPPFATKRDFSGSKDQRAYQDKIEGAAFVEFMRRRLVLLKQLLADDGSIYLHLDTKKLHYLKIIMDELFGESRFSSEIIWKRTSAHSDASGYANIHDSILFYAQSEITPFNSQYRPYAEDYVAGRYKHIETTGPRKGKRYADDNLIGTGLKGGGYPYKWKGIFRTWRCPETTMKQYEKDNLLYYTNKGVARIKRFVDDLPGVSPADVWLDINPVNSQAAERMDYPTQKPESLLARIIATSSRAGDLVLDAFAGSGTTCAVAEKLGRRWVGVDCGKLAVYTIQKRMLNLLSGIGNQGEVLKPKAFGLYNAGLYDFSKLRSLSWDAWRFFALQLFQCRDEAHRIGGIQLDGYLRGTSVLVFNYQKQPGVRIDEETVQSLHEALGSKVGGRLFIIAPALVFDFQQDYLTLDGVRYFALRIPYSIIHELHQREFTALKQPVDELAVNDTVDAVGFDFIRSPDLHYVATAEGQKGEPFSEGVIHIKTFKSEAAVRDSTKKSNRETLSMVMLDFDFDTESNVFDVDAVYYAGPIQKENWKVRFPLESVGKQLMAVFVDIYGNEARDVIPASKFGLGLAQAAKPAKRAPKKAKK, encoded by the coding sequence ATGACCGATGAACAACGCCAGGAAATCATCCGCCGATTACAACAAGGCGAGGTGCTTTCGGCAGACTGGGTGCGAATCCTCTTCCCACCAGAGAAACGCGAATACGAACTCGTCTATTACGGGAAGGAACGCGAGGAAGACATAGTTGCCAACGCTATTGCCGTGCCCCTTCAAAAGGTTCGCACGTTCGGCGAGAACGGAGACGGATGGCACAACATGCTTATCTTTGGCGACAACTTGCAGGTGATGAAGACCCTGCTTGAGATGAAGCGGGAAGGACGACTCTGCAACGGTGATGGAACGCCTGGAGTTAGGCTTGTCTACATTGACCCACCGTTCGCCACAAAACGAGATTTCAGCGGCTCGAAGGATCAAAGAGCTTACCAAGACAAGATCGAAGGCGCCGCTTTTGTCGAATTTATGAGAAGGCGTCTCGTCCTACTGAAACAACTACTGGCAGACGATGGCAGCATATATCTCCATTTAGACACAAAGAAACTTCATTATCTCAAGATTATAATGGATGAGTTGTTTGGAGAATCGCGATTCTCAAGTGAGATCATATGGAAGCGAACATCTGCCCATAGCGACGCGAGTGGATATGCCAACATTCATGACTCTATCCTCTTTTACGCACAATCAGAGATTACACCTTTCAATTCTCAATATCGGCCCTACGCCGAAGACTATGTTGCAGGGCGCTATAAACACATCGAGACGACCGGACCGAGAAAGGGAAAGAGATATGCCGACGATAACCTCATCGGCACAGGTTTGAAAGGGGGTGGCTACCCATACAAATGGAAGGGCATCTTTCGGACATGGCGATGTCCGGAAACAACCATGAAGCAATATGAAAAAGATAATCTTCTCTACTACACAAACAAGGGCGTAGCACGCATCAAGCGTTTTGTGGACGATCTTCCTGGGGTTTCTCCCGCTGATGTCTGGCTGGATATCAATCCAGTAAATTCCCAGGCCGCTGAACGCATGGATTATCCAACACAGAAACCAGAATCATTACTTGCTCGCATAATCGCTACGTCCTCTCGCGCTGGCGACTTAGTTCTAGATGCATTTGCGGGATCAGGAACGACCTGTGCCGTTGCAGAGAAACTGGGTCGGCGATGGGTTGGCGTCGATTGCGGCAAACTAGCCGTTTACACTATCCAAAAACGGATGCTCAATTTGCTGTCCGGGATTGGCAACCAAGGCGAAGTCCTTAAGCCCAAGGCGTTTGGGCTCTACAACGCCGGTCTTTACGATTTCTCAAAGCTCCGATCGTTGTCGTGGGATGCGTGGCGCTTTTTCGCACTGCAATTGTTTCAATGTCGAGACGAGGCTCATAGAATCGGCGGCATCCAGCTCGACGGCTACCTTAGAGGGACAAGCGTGCTGGTGTTCAATTATCAGAAGCAACCCGGTGTGAGGATCGACGAAGAGACGGTGCAAAGCTTGCACGAAGCCCTTGGATCGAAGGTGGGCGGCCGCCTTTTCATCATTGCACCCGCGCTGGTTTTCGATTTCCAGCAGGACTACCTGACGCTGGACGGCGTGCGCTACTTCGCTTTGCGCATACCCTATTCGATCATCCACGAACTTCACCAACGAGAGTTCACGGCGCTCAAACAACCTGTGGACGAGTTGGCAGTCAACGACACGGTGGATGCGGTTGGCTTCGATTTCATTCGCTCGCCCGATTTGCACTACGTGGCCACGGCAGAAGGACAAAAGGGCGAGCCGTTCAGCGAAGGCGTGATCCACATCAAGACATTCAAGAGCGAAGCCGCTGTCCGGGACTCCACCAAGAAGTCTAATCGCGAGACGCTTTCGATGGTGATGCTTGACTTTGATTTCGACACGGAATCAAACGTATTCGACGTCGACGCGGTATATTACGCTGGGCCGATACAGAAAGAAAACTGGAAGGTGCGGTTTCCGCTCGAATCGGTCGGCAAGCAGCTCATGGCGGTGTTCGTGGACATCTACGGCAATGAGGCACGAGACGTC